One stretch of Ursus arctos isolate Adak ecotype North America unplaced genomic scaffold, UrsArc2.0 scaffold_37, whole genome shotgun sequence DNA includes these proteins:
- the LOC125282223 gene encoding LOW QUALITY PROTEIN: rho guanine nucleotide exchange factor 11-like (The sequence of the model RefSeq protein was modified relative to this genomic sequence to represent the inferred CDS: inserted 6 bases in 4 codons; deleted 1 base in 1 codon; substituted 3 bases at 3 genomic stop codons) has product MTVRLPQSIDRLSGLSLGVPAPEHRSPSHLLQPSDTSETAGLVQRCVIIQKDQHGFGFTVSGDRIVLVQAVWPGGAAMRAGVKEGDRIIKVNGTMVTNXLEVVNLIRSGAYVALTLLGSSPLSVGVSGLQQDPAPAGAPPPVAPVVPPLPRPPPLPLPAAHGGGKPLQDSEFQKHATQILCNMLRQEEKELQCICEVYSRNPASLLEEQIEGARRRVTQLQLKIQQEMGGFVDIPPLYGDTSQRASEGQXSLDCQEGGSGLDAGMEHFPSLSEALMNWNLALSDPGLDSPRTSPVIMARLAQHHRRQGSDAPGPGTSEQGADQSPKPLIIGPEEDYDPGYFNNESDIIFQDLEKLKARPAHLGVFLRYIFSQADPSPLLFYLCAEVYQQTNPKDSXSLGKDIRNIFLEKNAPLRVKVPEVLQAEIDLRLRGSEDVRTTLWEVQEAAMPEIQGQIQDYRTKHTLGLGSLYGENDLLDLDGDPVXERQVAEKQLAALAGILSKYEEDRSAPMDFALNTYMGYAGLRLREAWPSGTAEKAQAAPDKDKWLPFFPKTKKSSNSKKDKDALEDERRNPILKYIGKPKSSSQSTFHIPLSPAEVKPGNVRDIIQHFENNQPYDAPEPGTQRLSTGSFPKDLLESDSSHSEIRLGRSESLKGWEELKWSRKVENVPRSHSDVDMDAAVEAARLHQSALSSASSLSTRSLENPTPPFTPKMGCRSIESPSLGFCTDAFLPHLLEDDLGQLLDLEPELDAQNWQHTVGKDVVAGLSQREIDRQEVINELFVMEASHLRMLRVLDLIFYRRMKKENLMPREELARLFPNLPELIEIRNSWCKAMRKLQEEGLIIRDLMLARFDGPGREELQQVAAQFCSYQSIALGLIKTKQRKESCFQLFMQEAQSHPRCRRLQFRDLIVSXMQRLTKYPLLLESVLKHTEGGTAKHXKLCRAWDQCREILKYVNKAVKQTENWHQLEGCQKRLDTTSLERASNPLAAEFKSLDLTARRMVHEGPLTWRISKDKSLDQHVLLLEDLLVLLQKQDEKLLLKCHSKTAAGSADSKQTFSPILKLNAVLIRSVATDKRAFFIICTSELGPPQIYELVTLTSSDKNTWMELLDEAIWNATRRPGAAPVLAHPPPLGTREPAQQSPTPSRVRLDGSEVFHSEPEPGELPGAGTGPQQRVEGKHAGLLDDPEQEDSIEGELGALPHPSTSLDGENRGGRMRDPILLPIPRPLFMEGLADSAQEDVESLRHLILCGLLPGRRPEAQPAREPDDGLTPAPSLRSSSWCPRAWPPGGEGPEQEDMALCSLEQLPPQARNSGIWESPELDRNPEEEALSTEAAGSYKVVRKGNCFYVSMPAGXPDSSTELSQPESIPAWRLRGPSGGHRRPRHSPPSLALRDVGSIFRTMEQLTVKLNRLRDMELAHRELLRSLAGEASGGTTPVGSFHTEVARWTDGSLSPLAREALACDSRDSYQPRPCSEDGSDAPPEDSVAPAASSPGL; this is encoded by the exons GGCCTGTCTTTGGGAGTTCCGGCGCCTGAACACAggtccccttcccacctcctccagccctccGACACCTCCGAGACAGCAGGT CTTGTTCAGCGCTGTGTCATCATCCAGAAGGACCAGCATGGCTTCGGCTTCACGGTCAGCGGGGACCGTATTGTTCTGGTGCAGGCTGTGTGGCCCGGAGGGGCAGCCATGAGAGCTGGTGTCAAAGAGGGCGACCGGATCATCAAAGTCAATGGCACCATGGTGACCA AGCTGGAGGTGGTAAACCTTATCAGATCTGGCGCCTATGTCGCACTGACCCTCCTGGGCTCTTCCCCCTTGTCCGTCGGTGTCTCTGGGCTGCAGCAGGACCCTGCCCCCGCCGGAGCCCCCCCCCCAGTCGCCCCTGTGGTCCCACCGCTGCCTcggcccccacctctgcccctccctgcagcgCATGGGGGGGGCAAACCACTGCAGGATTCCGAATTCCAAAAACATGCCACCCAGATCCTTTGCAATATgctgaggcaggaggaaaaggagtTACAGTGTATTTGTGAGGTATACAGCCGGAATCCTGCCAGCCTGCTGGAGGAGCAGATCGAAGGTGCCCGGAGGCGTGTCACTCAGCTCCAGCTGAAGATCCAGCAGGAAATGGGTGGCTTCGTGGACATACCCCCCCTATATGGTGACACCAGCCAGAGAGCATCAGAAGGCCA CTCTCTGGACTGCCAGGAGGGGGGCAGTGGCTTGGATGCTGGAATGGAGCACTTCCCCTCCCTCAGTGAGGCGCTGATGAATTGGAACTTGGCACTGTCAGACCCTGGGCTGGACAGTCCCCGAACCTCACCTGTGATCATGGCCAGGCTGGCCCAGCACCACCGGCGGCAGGGCTCGGATGCACCAGGGCCCGGCACCAGTGAGCAGGGCGCAGACCAGAGCCCGAAGCCTTTAATTATTGGCCCAGAGGAAGATTATGACCCAGGTTATTTCAACAACGAGAGCGACATCAtcttccaggaccttgagaagCTGAAGGCACGGCCGGCTCACCTGGGCGTTTTCCTGCGGTACATCTTCTCTCAGGCTGACCCCAGTCCGCTGCTTTTTTACCTGTGTGCAGAAGTTTACCAGCAGACAAACCCCAAGGACTCCTGAAGCTTAGGAAAAGACATCCGGaatattttcttagagaaaaatgcGCCACTGAGAGTGAAAGTCCCGGAGGTGTTACAGGCTGAAATTGACTTGCGTCTGCGCGGCAGTGAGGACGTCCGCACCACGCTCTGGGAAGTGCAGGAGGCAGCCATGCCCGAGATCCAGGGGCAGATCCAGGACTACAGAACAAAGCACACCCTGGGGCTGGGTAGTCTGTACGGTGAGAACGACCTGCTGGACCTGGATGGGGACCCTGTCTGAGAGCGCCAAGTGGCCGAGAAGCAGCTAGCCGCCCTGGCAGGCATTCTGTCCAAGTACGAGGAGGACAGGAGTGCCCCCATGGATTTCGCTCTCAATACCTATATGGGCTACGCTGGGCTCCGTCTCCGAGAGGCATGGCCTTCCGGCACAGCTGAAAAGGCCCAGGCAGCTCCTGACAAGGACAAGTGGCTGCCCTTCTTCCCAAAGACCAAGAAGAGCAGCAATTccaaaaaagacaaggatgccttgGAGGACGAGAGGCGAAACCCTATCCTCAAGTACATCGGGAAGCCCAAAAGCTCTTCGCAGAGCACATTTCATATTCCCTTGTCCCCTGCGGAGGTCAAACCAGGCAATGTGAGGGACATCATTCAGCACTTTGAGAACAACCAGCCGTATGACGCCCCGGAGCCTGGGACGCAGCGGCTCTCCACAGGAAGCTTCCCCAAGGACCTGCTGGAGAGCGACAGCTCACACTCAGAGATCCGCCTGGGCCGCTCTGAGAGCCTGAAGGGCTGGGAAGAGCTGAAGTGGTCCCGGAAGGTGGAGAACGTGCCCCGCTCTCACAGTGATGTGGACATGGACGCGGCCGTAGAGGCTGCCCGCCTCCACCAGTCAGCCTtgtcctctgcctccagcctctccaCAAGGTCTTTGGAGAACCCAACCCCTCCCTTTACCCCCAAAATGGGCTGCAGGAGCATCGAGTCCCCCAGCCTGGGGTTCTGCACAGAcgccttcctcccccacctcctagaGGACGATTTGGGCCAGCTCTTGGACTTGGAGCCAGAGCTGGACGCCCAGAACTGGCAGCACACAGTGGGCAAGGATGTGGTGGCCGGTCTAAGCCAGAGGGAGATTGACCGGCAGGAGGTCATCAATGAGCTGTTTGTGATGGAAGCCTCCCATCTGCGCATGCTCCGGGTCCTGGACCTGATCTTCTACCGGCGGATGAAGAAGGAGAACCTGATGCCCAGGGAGGAGCTGGCCCGGCTCTTCCCCAACCTGCCTGAGCTCATCGAGATCCGTAATTCCTGGTGCAAGGCCATGAGGAAGCTCCAAGAGGAGGGCCTCATTATCAGAGACCTCATGCTGGCTCGGTTTGACGGCCCTGGCCGGGAGGAGCTCCAGCAGGTGGCTGCCCAGTTCTGCTCCTATCAGTCCATCGCCCTGGGGCTTATCAAGACCAAGCAGCGCAAGGAGAGCTGCTTCCAGCTCTTCATGCAGGAGGCCCAGAGTCACCCCCGGTGCCGGCGGCTGCAGTTCAGGGATCTCATCGTGTC GATGCAACGGCTCACCAAGTACCCGCTGCTGCTGGAGAGCGTCCTCAAGCACACGGAGGGTGGCACCGCCAAGCACTAGAAGCTCTGCCGGGCATGGGACCAGTGCCGGGAAATCCTTAAGTATGTGAACAAGGCGGTGAAGCAGACGGAGAACTGGCACCAACTGGAGGGCTGCCAGAAACGCCTGGACACCACGTCCCTGGAGAGGGCCAGCAACCCCCTGGCAGCAGAGTTCAAGAGCCTGGATCTCACAGCCAGAAGGATGGTCCACGAGGGGCCCCTGACCTGGAGGATCAGCAAGGATAAGAGCTTGGACCAGCACGTGCTGCTGCTGGAGGATCTCCTGGTGCTGCTGCAGAAGCAGGACGAGAAGCTGCTGCTCAAGTGTCACAGCAAGACCGCCGCAGGCTCCGCGGACAGCAAGCAGACCTTCAGCCCTATCCTCAAGCTCAATGCCGTGCTCATCCGCTCCGTGGCCACAGACAAACGAGCCTTCTTCATCATCTGCACCTCGGAGCTGGGCCCCCCCCAGATCTACGAGCTGGTGACACTGACGTCGTCAGACAAGAACACGTGGATGGAGCTCTTGGACGAGGCCATTTGGAACGCCACCCGGCGCCCGGGAGCTGCCCCAGTGctcgcccatcccccacccctgggcaCCCGGGAGCCAGCGCagcagagccccacccccagcagggtcCGGCTGGATGGCTCAGAAGTGTTCCACAGTGAACCAGAGCCCGGGGAGCTGCCCGGAGCAGGCACTGGGCCCCAGCAGAGGGTTGAGGGGAAGCACGCGGGCCTCCTAGACGATCCCGAGCAGGAAGACAGCATCGAAGGGGAGCTGGGTGCCCTGCCTCACCCCTCCACATCCCTGGATGGAGAGAACAGGGGAGGCCGGATGAGAGACCCTATCCTCCTGCCCATCCCCCGTCCTCTGTTCATGGAAGGGCTCGCCGACTCAGCCCAGGAAGACGTGGAGAGCCTGCGGCACCTGATTCTGTGTGGCCTGCTGCCCGGTCGCCGCCCCGAAGCGCAGCCCGCCAGGGAGCCCGACGACGGCCTGACGCCTGCGCCTTCTCTCAGGAGCAGCAGCTGGTGCCCCAGGGCATGGCCCCCCGGGGGTGAAGGGCCAGAGCAGGAGGACATGGCTCTCTGTTCTCTGGAACAGCTGCCCCCACAGGCCAGGAATTCCGGGATCTGGGAGTCTCCCGAGCTGGACAGGAACCCAGAAGAAGAGGCTTTAAGCACCGAGGCGGCAGGAAGTTACAAAGTCGTGAGAAAAGGGAACTGCTTCTATGTCAGCATGCCGGCCG CCCCGGACTCCAGCACCGAGCTCTCCCAGCCCGAGAGCATCCCTGCCTGGCGGCTTCGGGGACCCAGTGGAGGTCACAGGCGCCCTCGCCACTCCCCGCCCAGCCTGGCCCTCAGGGACGTGGGCAGCATCTTCCGCACCATGGAACAGCTCACGGTCAAGCTCAACAGGCTCAGGGACATGGAGCTGGCCCACAGAGAGCTGCTCAGGTCCCTTGCGGGAGAGGCGTCGGGCGGCACCACACCCGTGGGCAGTTTCCACACGGAGGTGGCTAGATGGACAGATGGCTCCCTGTCACCTCTGGCCAGGGAAGCCCTGGCCTGCGACTCCAGGGACAGCTACCAGCCACGGCCGTGCTCGGAGGACGGCTCCGATGCCCCCCCGGAAGACAGCGTGGCGCCTGCGGCCTCTTCCCCAGGACTGTAA